A stretch of the Calypte anna isolate BGI_N300 chromosome 5, bCalAnn1_v1.p, whole genome shotgun sequence genome encodes the following:
- the CDKN1C gene encoding cyclin-dependent kinase inhibitor 1C yields MSNVHLSGAAAAALERLSARRALAGNGRSPVCRSLFGPVDHEELGRELRNRLREMGEDDQRRWDYNFHTDTPLPGPGRLRWEEVEGGAVPAFYRETLQVGRHRVPLLRAPPSPPPPPAAKGPGGRLSRENRAAPRRRSMRPRRRGPTARITDFFVRRKRPAEPKAAAERPAACPPSPAAVPAEQTPRKRLR; encoded by the exons ATGTCCAACGTGCACCTTTccggcgccgccgccgccgccctgGAGCGTCTCTCCGCCCGACGAGCCCTGGCTGGGAACGGCCGCAGCCCCGTTTGCAGGAGCCTCTTCGGACCGGTGGACCACGAGGAGCTGGGCCGGGAGCTGCGGAACCGCCTGCGGGAGATGGGGGAGGACGACCAACGCCGCTGGGACTACAACTTCCACACCGACACGCCGCTGCCGGGGCCCGGTCGTCTGCGttgggaggaggtggagggcGGCGCCGTCCCCGCTTTCTACCGGGAGACGCTGCAGGTGGGGCGGCACCGCGTCCCGCTCCTCCGGGCGCCCCcttccccgccgccgccccctgCAGCCAAGGGGCCGGGCGGACGCCTCAGCCGGGAGAACCGcgccgctccccgccgccgcAGCATGCGGCCCCGCCGGAGGGGCCCGACGGCCCGCATCACAG ATTTCTTCGTGAGGAGGAAAAGGCCGGCGGAGCCTAAGGCGGCAGCGGAGCGTCCCGCCGCCTGCCCGCCGTCCCCTGCCGCCGTGCCTGCTGAGCAGACCCCCCGCAAGCGGCTTCGATGA